In the genome of Desulfatiglans sp., one region contains:
- a CDS encoding response regulator transcription factor, with the protein MRILLVEDDIKIASFIVKGLKEEGFVVDHVADGEAGLDLASSESYDAAIIDIMLPKLDGLSLIDQIRSGGSNLPVLILSAKQSVEDRVKGLQTGSDDYLTKPFAFSELLARIHALIRRGSNLSDTSLLEIADLKVNLLTHEVTRNNEKIELQPREYVLLVYLLRNKDKIVSKTMIMEHVWDYNFDPQTNVVEARMCRLRDKIDRAFDKKLIHTIRGVGYAIKE; encoded by the coding sequence ATGCGGATACTACTGGTTGAAGACGACATAAAGATTGCCTCTTTTATTGTAAAGGGTCTCAAGGAGGAGGGTTTTGTTGTTGACCATGTTGCAGACGGTGAGGCAGGGCTTGATCTTGCCTCATCTGAATCCTATGATGCAGCGATCATAGATATAATGCTTCCGAAACTGGATGGCCTTAGCCTTATTGATCAAATAAGATCAGGCGGAAGCAATTTACCTGTCCTTATCCTCAGCGCAAAACAGTCTGTGGAAGACAGGGTTAAAGGGCTCCAGACAGGAAGCGATGACTACCTGACCAAGCCATTTGCATTTTCAGAACTATTGGCCCGCATCCATGCCCTTATCAGGAGGGGCAGCAATCTGTCAGACACATCACTCCTGGAGATCGCTGACCTTAAAGTCAATCTCCTCACCCATGAAGTAACAAGAAATAATGAAAAGATTGAGCTGCAACCCAGGGAGTATGTCCTTCTTGTTTATCTGCTTCGCAATAAAGATAAGATTGTATCCAAAACAATGATTATGGAGCATGTGTGGGATTATAATTTTGACCCCCAGACCAATGTTGTTGAGGCAAGGATGTGCAGGTTAAGGGATAAGATAGACAGGGCCTTTGATAAAAAGCTGATTCATACTATACGTGGAGTAGGGTATGCAATTAAGGAGTAG
- a CDS encoding TonB-dependent receptor plug domain-containing protein produces MVIFFILLVAFISKISIAEEKNSAGVKGYIFTAEDINSMNASNVAKVIETIPGVTALGDDNVSINGSTEVLVLLDGRNIKDPISGRIKWDQVSLNNVGRIEVIKGGGSGYGENASGGVILITSKLTDTFSGNIEVAAGNMNYKEYSGDLQTQINGIKIGVMGGYEYDDGWRANEHKEVTRGGLNLSFSPKDDISFSPSLNYLKDIKGLGGPYFAPTLYNEATFESFSANLLSSIKRLNSKSIYTHSMDQSIDAPPAPIPHIIKITPEIFSQEFTTDFTIFGKAALNTGIGYEHAKVGVQTNINNVQLPDAEHTEKKGWMFTTYKVSSEDNIYSLYLGLRGTYYNNFDNSLNPEISLGYKKDNFGAILGFNLTDRLPSYKDRYRSDAFVIANPGLEKEEFTNYKLTLLYSPFEVLSFNVTPYYTEVENLIAMDSIMTENGLRRTFVNVGSATEKGVDSSVSFRPDPRYNFSVSYTYKSAKDDDTGLWLPMRAKHRLQGKIIASPIERLSISTTVNYSSEEFSNSENTMGVASNYVVDVRVEYDIKKYKLFFQIDNMFNKDYIMPFLIPAKTKFYFTGIKYSF; encoded by the coding sequence ATGGTTATTTTTTTCATCTTGCTGGTGGCTTTTATCAGCAAAATAAGCATTGCAGAAGAAAAGAATTCGGCAGGGGTTAAAGGGTATATCTTTACTGCCGAAGATATCAACAGCATGAATGCCTCTAATGTTGCCAAGGTTATTGAAACAATACCCGGTGTCACAGCGCTTGGGGATGATAATGTATCCATCAACGGCTCTACAGAGGTTCTTGTGCTGCTGGATGGGCGTAATATTAAAGACCCAATTTCAGGGCGTATCAAGTGGGATCAGGTTTCACTCAATAATGTAGGCAGGATCGAGGTGATCAAGGGAGGAGGCTCTGGTTATGGTGAAAATGCATCAGGCGGTGTAATACTTATTACCTCTAAGCTTACAGATACATTTAGCGGTAATATCGAGGTTGCTGCCGGAAACATGAATTACAAAGAGTACAGCGGTGATCTCCAGACACAGATTAATGGCATAAAGATAGGCGTAATGGGTGGGTATGAATACGATGATGGTTGGCGTGCAAATGAACATAAAGAGGTTACAAGAGGAGGCCTTAACCTCTCTTTCAGCCCAAAGGATGATATCTCATTCTCACCATCATTAAACTATCTGAAGGATATAAAAGGTCTGGGAGGCCCCTATTTTGCACCCACTCTCTATAATGAGGCAACCTTTGAGAGCTTTTCGGCCAACCTCCTCTCAAGTATAAAAAGGTTAAACAGCAAATCCATTTATACCCATTCAATGGATCAGAGCATTGATGCCCCCCCGGCGCCCATACCCCACATAATAAAGATAACACCTGAGATATTCAGCCAGGAGTTTACCACCGATTTTACTATTTTTGGAAAGGCAGCGCTGAATACCGGAATAGGATATGAACATGCAAAGGTAGGCGTTCAAACAAATATCAATAATGTACAGTTGCCTGATGCAGAACATACAGAAAAAAAGGGGTGGATGTTCACAACATACAAGGTTTCATCTGAAGATAACATCTATTCTCTGTACCTCGGGCTGAGAGGGACATACTACAATAATTTTGATAACAGCCTGAATCCTGAAATTAGTCTGGGTTACAAAAAAGACAATTTTGGCGCTATTCTTGGTTTTAACCTTACTGACCGGCTCCCCAGTTACAAAGACAGGTATCGGTCAGATGCATTTGTAATAGCAAACCCTGGCCTGGAAAAGGAAGAGTTCACAAACTACAAGCTGACACTGCTCTACTCCCCCTTTGAGGTTCTTTCATTCAATGTAACCCCATATTATACAGAGGTTGAAAACCTTATTGCCATGGATTCTATAATGACTGAAAACGGTCTGAGGCGAACCTTTGTCAATGTCGGGAGCGCTACAGAAAAGGGGGTTGACAGCTCTGTATCTTTTAGACCTGATCCAAGATACAATTTTTCAGTATCCTACACCTATAAATCTGCCAAAGATGATGACACAGGTTTATGGCTTCCTATGAGGGCGAAACACAGGTTGCAGGGCAAGATTATAGCCTCACCCATTGAAAGACTTTCCATAAGCACAACAGTAAACTATTCATCCGAAGAGTTCAGCAACAGTGAAAATACTATGGGTGTTGCCAGCAATTATGTAGTTGATGTGAGGGTTGAATATGATATTAAAAAATATAAACTGTTTTTCCAGATCGATAATATGTTTAACAAGGATTATATAATGCCCTTTCTTATACCTGCAAAAACAAAGTTTTATTTTACGGGCATAAAATATTCATTTTAG
- a CDS encoding GNAT family N-acetyltransferase produces MDIREIRSDELVKLLGLYTHLHDDDTIPEPHVISKVWAEIQTNKNIKYFGVFEEEDLISSCTIVIVPNLTRSCRPYAVIENVVTHIEHRRKGHGVSVLKAAIDFAWKKDCYKVMLMTGRLNEETLRFYESAGFDRKTKQAFVIKRA; encoded by the coding sequence ATGGATATCCGTGAAATAAGATCAGATGAGCTTGTTAAGCTCCTTGGGCTTTACACTCACCTGCATGATGATGACACCATACCGGAACCTCATGTAATTTCAAAGGTCTGGGCGGAGATACAGACCAATAAAAACATAAAATACTTTGGTGTTTTTGAGGAAGAGGATCTGATCAGTTCTTGTACAATAGTAATCGTACCAAACCTAACAAGGTCGTGCCGTCCTTATGCGGTTATTGAAAATGTGGTTACCCATATAGAGCATAGGCGAAAAGGGCATGGAGTATCTGTGCTTAAGGCTGCTATTGATTTCGCCTGGAAAAAGGACTGTTACAAGGTTATGCTCATGACCGGCAGACTTAATGAGGAGACATTAAGGTTTTATGAATCAGCAGGTTTCGATAGAAAAACCAAGCAGGCATTTGTGATCAAACGAGCTTGA
- a CDS encoding HAMP domain-containing protein, with protein MQLRSRFGFFNTLSFKLTLWYATIFFVSILAGFFIFSLLLTSKLHKDLDENLKNEAKEIALLIERRDIHKVRLAMTLEAESEGVEKIFIRLLNINGETIFSTDSTNWKTGPGRRALNIIKDGSEYVFETISVPGRQDKVRILYKLIGEDYILQIMISMSSITRFLDVFRQLFLFIMGFMLLVSAVTGWFMARRALIGVEEVTETAIQVTDGLFDKRVKIKGHGEELDRLATTFNTMLEKLHTLITDIKEISDNIAHDLRSPITRMRGIAETTLMTAGENHEYEAMAGSIIEECDNLLTMINTMLEISEAEAGVSKLHLTDVDLSKILNEACELFQPIAEDRGIRIIQEIEPGTSINADRGKVQRLVANLLDNALKYTPENGTVTIILKSDQNEAILYVKDTGIGIAEEDIPKIFNRFYRCDRSRSLQGIGLGLSLAKAFVQLHHGSISVSSEPDRGSTFIVKLPQMYTQAYQAYKSL; from the coding sequence ATGCAATTAAGGAGTAGATTTGGATTTTTCAATACTCTCTCGTTTAAACTTACCCTGTGGTATGCTACTATATTTTTTGTTTCAATACTTGCCGGTTTCTTTATATTCAGTTTGCTTTTAACATCCAAACTTCATAAAGATCTCGATGAAAACCTTAAGAATGAAGCAAAGGAGATTGCCCTGCTTATTGAGAGAAGAGATATCCATAAAGTACGGCTCGCCATGACCCTTGAGGCAGAGTCTGAAGGGGTTGAAAAGATATTTATCCGCCTGCTTAATATTAATGGCGAGACCATCTTTTCCACTGACAGCACTAACTGGAAAACAGGGCCAGGCAGAAGGGCATTAAATATTATAAAAGATGGGAGTGAATACGTTTTTGAAACCATCTCTGTACCAGGGCGACAGGATAAGGTTCGCATATTATACAAACTCATTGGAGAGGATTATATCCTCCAGATAATGATTTCAATGAGCAGCATCACCCGGTTCCTTGATGTCTTCAGGCAGTTATTTCTTTTTATAATGGGCTTTATGCTCCTCGTCTCCGCTGTTACAGGCTGGTTTATGGCAAGACGTGCGCTTATTGGTGTAGAGGAGGTGACAGAAACAGCCATCCAGGTAACAGACGGCCTATTTGATAAAAGGGTCAAAATAAAAGGGCACGGAGAAGAGCTGGACAGGCTTGCCACCACCTTTAACACGATGCTTGAAAAACTGCACACCCTCATAACTGACATAAAGGAAATCAGCGACAATATTGCCCATGACCTGAGAAGCCCCATCACAAGGATGAGAGGGATTGCTGAAACAACACTTATGACTGCGGGCGAAAACCATGAATATGAGGCCATGGCCGGAAGCATTATTGAGGAGTGCGATAATCTTCTCACAATGATAAATACGATGCTTGAGATCTCAGAGGCAGAGGCTGGCGTATCAAAGCTCCATTTAACCGATGTGGATTTATCAAAGATCCTAAATGAGGCGTGTGAACTTTTTCAGCCCATAGCAGAAGACAGGGGAATAAGAATCATACAGGAGATAGAGCCGGGCACATCAATTAATGCAGACAGGGGAAAGGTACAGAGACTTGTCGCAAACCTCCTGGATAATGCCCTGAAATACACCCCTGAAAATGGAACTGTTACAATTATTTTAAAAAGCGATCAAAATGAGGCAATCCTTTATGTAAAGGATACAGGCATCGGCATTGCTGAAGAGGATATCCCCAAAATCTTTAACAGGTTTTACAGGTGTGACAGAAGCAGGTCTCTTCAGGGCATAGGGCTGGGGCTTAGCCTTGCAAAGGCATTTGTTCAGTTACATCATGGATCAATATCTGTTTCAAGCGAACCGGACAGGGGCAGCACATTTATTGTTAAACTTCCACAAATGTATACCCAGGCTTATCAAGCATACAAATCTCTTTAA
- a CDS encoding efflux RND transporter permease subunit: MTLAEFSVKRPIVITMVTLIVVILGAVSLSRLRLDMLPSVELPTLSVRTSYAGASPEVMERLVTQPLEEIIATVPGVDEMTSDSSEGNSRIRVTFVWGTDINTVAIDIQSKIEDGMNDLPEDVVRPRVDKFDISSLPVVILGISSKLDPIELTELVEDQIRYRFARIPGVAQVDIWGGYNREIRVELNPQSLKALNIPLDRILQAIRDANLDRPAGKIEEGKYDIALRAPAEFTNLDQLKNTVLITHDGAAVTLGQIAEIKDTYEKVERIVRVNRERGMRLGIRKEADENTVEVAKRVLAEIEKVNRDFPQAHIIPVINQGNFIERSIQNVANSVLYGGALAIVVLLFFLRNIRSTVVISLAIPISIIATFTLLYFGNFTLNLMTLGGLALGVGMMVDGSIVVLENTFRHRDENNETPFYAAIKGTKEVGGAIIASTITTLVIFLPLIFVRGISGILFKELAYVIIFSLICSLFVSLSLVPMLASRLLEAAEHKTKKKSGWISRLTNISSEFLDALNNSYQGFLELALAHKGRTIFISVLLLALSFLLYPLIGTELLPPSDEGEVRVNGEMEVSLRLELADEQTKKMEEIVYPAVPELISSVVSVGSSWRGGGGSRGEINLSLTPLKDRSRSNVEIANDLRSRLENRIPGMDIRVQAPQGQFILSRLIGSGEEGITIEIRGYELEILDLLTERVLNAIRDVPGVTDTDMSRKAGVPQREIHVDRNKAADLGLSVRDVTRVLETAVAGTRAGEYRTGGNSYRILVQLKDAEKMSIDDILNLTLSTGSGELVSLRNLVRDESGRGPVFIERKDQQRIAYVTANIADRDIGSVAADVQERLYEIAKPVGYDLRVAGNFEEQKEAFHELIISLMLALVLVYMVLACQYESLKNPLVVMFSVPVGAVGVLVTLFITNTTLNIQSYIGCIMLGGIAVNNAILLVDQAGLLEREGKSVHEAVMEAGRRRLRPILMTTLTTIFGLLPLAFGIGEGADAQAPLARAVVGGLTASTLISLVLIPVIYSIFHRKGN, from the coding sequence ATGACACTCGCGGAATTCAGTGTAAAACGCCCCATAGTGATCACTATGGTTACGCTCATTGTAGTAATACTGGGAGCAGTGTCATTAAGCCGGCTCCGGCTCGATATGCTTCCGAGTGTTGAATTGCCTACCCTGAGTGTACGCACTTCATATGCAGGGGCAAGCCCCGAGGTAATGGAAAGACTTGTGACCCAGCCGCTGGAGGAGATAATAGCCACTGTACCCGGTGTTGATGAGATGACCTCGGATTCCTCAGAGGGTAACAGCCGTATAAGGGTAACCTTTGTATGGGGTACCGACATTAATACTGTTGCAATTGATATTCAGAGTAAAATCGAAGATGGAATGAATGACCTGCCTGAAGATGTTGTAAGACCAAGGGTCGATAAGTTTGATATATCAAGTCTTCCTGTGGTGATACTGGGGATATCCAGTAAACTCGACCCCATTGAACTGACAGAGCTGGTTGAAGACCAGATCAGGTACAGGTTCGCGCGTATTCCGGGTGTTGCCCAGGTTGATATCTGGGGCGGTTATAACAGAGAGATAAGGGTTGAGCTAAACCCCCAGAGCCTGAAGGCCCTTAATATCCCGCTCGACCGGATTCTACAGGCGATACGTGACGCCAACCTTGACAGACCCGCAGGAAAGATAGAGGAGGGAAAGTATGATATTGCACTGAGGGCGCCAGCCGAATTTACGAACCTGGATCAGTTGAAAAATACAGTGCTCATTACTCATGATGGGGCAGCGGTAACCCTTGGACAGATCGCAGAAATAAAAGATACATACGAAAAGGTTGAAAGGATTGTAAGGGTCAACAGAGAACGCGGAATGAGGCTTGGAATCCGGAAGGAGGCCGATGAAAACACTGTAGAAGTGGCAAAACGTGTTCTGGCAGAGATAGAAAAGGTAAACAGGGATTTTCCGCAGGCGCATATTATCCCTGTAATAAATCAGGGCAACTTTATTGAAAGATCAATACAGAACGTGGCAAATTCTGTACTCTACGGTGGTGCTCTTGCAATTGTGGTGCTTCTGTTTTTTTTGAGGAACATAAGGAGTACTGTTGTCATATCACTTGCCATCCCCATTTCAATAATTGCCACCTTCACACTTCTTTACTTTGGTAACTTTACACTGAACCTCATGACCCTGGGAGGGCTTGCGCTGGGTGTAGGCATGATGGTGGACGGCTCCATTGTTGTTCTTGAAAACACCTTCCGCCACAGGGATGAAAATAATGAAACCCCTTTTTATGCTGCTATCAAGGGCACAAAGGAGGTTGGCGGCGCAATTATAGCCAGCACAATAACCACACTGGTGATATTTTTACCCCTTATTTTTGTGAGGGGTATTTCAGGCATACTTTTTAAAGAACTGGCCTATGTTATTATATTTTCCCTGATCTGTTCTCTTTTTGTGTCATTGAGTCTAGTTCCTATGCTCGCCTCCAGGCTTCTTGAAGCTGCTGAGCATAAAACCAAAAAAAAGAGCGGGTGGATCAGTCGCCTCACAAATATTTCCTCAGAATTTTTAGATGCCTTAAACAATTCCTACCAGGGTTTTCTCGAGCTCGCCCTGGCGCATAAAGGCAGAACCATATTTATCTCAGTTCTGTTGCTTGCCCTCAGTTTTCTCCTTTATCCCCTTATCGGAACCGAGCTGCTCCCTCCCAGTGATGAAGGTGAAGTGCGTGTAAACGGAGAAATGGAGGTCAGCCTCAGGCTTGAACTTGCTGATGAACAGACAAAAAAGATGGAGGAGATTGTTTACCCGGCTGTTCCTGAACTCATCTCATCGGTTGTGAGTGTGGGGTCCTCATGGCGCGGGGGAGGAGGTTCGAGGGGAGAGATAAATCTCTCTCTAACACCGCTTAAAGATCGCAGCAGGTCAAATGTTGAGATAGCAAATGATCTGAGGTCACGGCTCGAGAATAGAATCCCCGGAATGGATATCAGGGTTCAGGCGCCCCAGGGCCAGTTTATTCTGAGCAGGCTTATTGGAAGCGGAGAGGAAGGCATTACAATAGAAATACGTGGTTATGAGCTTGAGATCCTTGACCTCTTGACAGAGAGGGTACTGAACGCTATCAGGGATGTCCCCGGTGTTACAGACACAGATATGAGTAGAAAGGCCGGTGTCCCTCAGCGTGAGATACATGTGGACAGAAACAAGGCTGCTGACCTGGGCTTAAGCGTCAGGGATGTTACAAGGGTGCTTGAAACAGCCGTTGCAGGCACAAGGGCCGGTGAATACCGCACAGGGGGTAATTCCTACAGGATTCTTGTTCAGCTCAAGGATGCCGAAAAGATGTCCATTGATGATATCCTTAACCTGACACTGTCAACCGGTTCAGGAGAGCTTGTTTCACTCAGGAACCTGGTAAGGGATGAGTCAGGCAGGGGGCCGGTCTTTATAGAAAGAAAAGATCAGCAGCGCATAGCTTATGTAACGGCCAATATTGCGGACAGGGACATAGGTTCTGTTGCAGCGGATGTACAGGAACGGCTTTACGAGATCGCTAAACCCGTTGGTTACGATTTAAGGGTAGCGGGTAATTTTGAAGAGCAGAAAGAGGCATTTCATGAACTTATTATCTCCCTGATGCTTGCCCTTGTACTTGTATACATGGTCCTTGCGTGCCAGTATGAATCACTTAAAAATCCCCTGGTGGTTATGTTTTCCGTACCTGTGGGGGCAGTTGGGGTGCTTGTGACCCTGTTCATTACGAATACTACACTGAACATTCAATCCTACATAGGATGTATTATGCTGGGTGGAATCGCTGTTAACAATGCAATTCTCCTTGTAGACCAGGCCGGCCTGCTCGAAAGAGAGGGCAAGTCGGTTCATGAGGCCGTTATGGAGGCAGGCAGAAGAAGGCTCAGGCCTATCCTGATGACAACCCTTACTACAATCTTCGGTCTTCTCCCCCTGGCCTTCGGGATCGGTGAAGGAGCAGATGCCCAGGCGCCGCTTGCCAGGGCGGTTGTAGGGGGGCTTACAGCATCTACATTGATATCGCTGGTATTGATCCCGGTTATTTATTCAATATTTCATCGGAAAGGTAATTAG
- a CDS encoding recombination-associated protein RdgC, whose amino-acid sequence MGLISGSSSLTRYILEDPLPENYLETFPALIDRYSFKGFDESSDAEKAIGWVNILDMFDHNFNRMQYLKEPYLALTWRIDTRNVPAKALKQFSLEAEKKVLDMEGLEFLPKGKRNEIKEMTKAALIKRAIPVSKTYDMIWNLEKGYVLFGAASHKVCDEFASFFHKCFNIKIGSLYPWLIAARGLDKKGKQPELLEGLTYSITGVKE is encoded by the coding sequence ATGGGTTTAATAAGCGGGTCATCCAGTCTTACACGATACATACTTGAAGACCCTTTACCGGAAAACTACCTTGAGACCTTTCCTGCGCTGATTGACAGGTATTCATTCAAGGGTTTTGATGAATCATCTGATGCGGAAAAGGCGATCGGCTGGGTAAATATCCTTGATATGTTTGACCATAATTTCAACAGGATGCAGTATCTTAAAGAGCCCTATCTTGCTTTAACCTGGCGCATAGACACAAGAAATGTCCCGGCAAAGGCATTAAAACAATTCTCCCTTGAGGCGGAAAAAAAGGTTCTGGACATGGAGGGTCTTGAGTTTCTGCCAAAGGGTAAAAGAAACGAGATAAAGGAGATGACAAAGGCCGCCCTTATCAAACGGGCAATACCGGTTTCAAAGACCTATGACATGATCTGGAACCTGGAAAAGGGTTATGTGCTCTTTGGCGCTGCAAGCCACAAGGTGTGCGATGAGTTCGCATCATTTTTTCATAAGTGTTTTAACATAAAGATCGGTAGCCTCTACCCCTGGCTGATTGCGGCAAGGGGGCTTGATAAGAAGGGAAAACAACCCGAACTGCTTGAAGGGCTCACCTATTCCATAACAGGAGTTAAAGAATAA
- a CDS encoding efflux RND transporter periplasmic adaptor subunit, with translation MTGKRKIAIILATILIIAFVWQIISRIREQSGGDQRRQGGPRAVPVEVAEIKTGSIELKKAFSGTLESPSEFVLAPKINGRVELLKVDIGDTIKRNQIVAELDDAEYEQAVLLAKADLAVAEATLAEAKSGSEIAERELKRISELLKSGLASDSEYDSAKADQLAKQAKLAVSDAQVKRAEASLETARIKQGYTKIAAGWTGGDDTRTVGERFVNEGDMVSANSPLLSIVELDPIMGIIYVSEKDYVYLKPGQSAFLTTDAHPDEIFAGEISRIAPIFRQATRQARIELKIENHELRLKPGMFIRATIVFENVENALIVPEQSLTKRNDIDGIFIVNDDNKTVRWCPVKVGIRDGEKVQIGCEGLTKGLVVTLGQQLVDDGSEIHISGEGNKTGAIDKMETQK, from the coding sequence ATGACAGGAAAAAGAAAAATAGCAATTATTCTGGCAACCATACTAATTATTGCATTTGTATGGCAGATCATCTCACGTATCAGAGAACAGTCAGGTGGTGATCAGCGCCGTCAGGGTGGGCCAAGGGCAGTGCCTGTTGAGGTGGCAGAAATAAAAACAGGGTCGATCGAGCTGAAAAAAGCCTTTAGCGGAACCCTTGAGTCCCCTTCCGAATTTGTGCTTGCCCCCAAGATAAACGGCCGTGTTGAGCTTCTTAAGGTTGATATAGGTGATACGATAAAACGCAACCAGATAGTTGCCGAGCTGGATGATGCAGAATATGAACAGGCCGTTCTTCTAGCGAAGGCGGATCTTGCTGTTGCAGAGGCGACTCTGGCAGAGGCAAAAAGCGGTTCTGAAATAGCTGAAAGGGAGTTAAAAAGAATAAGTGAATTACTCAAGAGCGGCCTGGCTTCAGATTCGGAATATGATTCCGCAAAGGCCGATCAGCTCGCGAAACAGGCAAAGCTCGCAGTATCGGACGCCCAGGTTAAAAGGGCAGAGGCCTCCCTTGAGACGGCTAGAATAAAACAGGGGTACACAAAGATAGCAGCAGGCTGGACAGGTGGGGATGACACCAGGACAGTAGGGGAAAGATTTGTCAATGAAGGTGACATGGTATCCGCAAATTCTCCTCTTCTTTCCATTGTTGAACTCGATCCCATTATGGGTATTATTTATGTGTCTGAAAAGGACTATGTTTATCTTAAACCCGGTCAATCAGCCTTTTTAACCACAGACGCCCACCCTGATGAAATATTTGCAGGTGAGATAAGCCGTATCGCCCCCATCTTCCGCCAGGCGACCAGGCAGGCAAGAATTGAACTCAAAATTGAAAACCATGAGTTAAGGTTGAAACCGGGCATGTTCATTCGAGCCACAATTGTGTTTGAAAATGTGGAAAATGCCCTGATTGTCCCTGAGCAGTCCCTGACAAAAAGAAATGATATAGATGGGATATTTATCGTCAATGATGATAATAAAACCGTCAGGTGGTGCCCTGTAAAAGTAGGGATCCGTGATGGTGAAAAGGTGCAAATCGGTTGTGAAGGGTTAACGAAAGGTCTTGTAGTCACCCTGGGGCAGCAGCTTGTGGATGACGGGTCAGAAATTCACATCTCAGGAGAAGGCAATAAAACAGGAGCAATAGATAAAATGGAGACACAAAAATGA
- a CDS encoding TolC family protein translates to MIPQYRLKQGMLVCLVACIFILSLVSLYSSGEEATESQAISIKEATLRALENNRAFLIERINPEIQKTYEMEQKAVFDPVVNLESNQSKSTLASGIVDLTNIERKNNSIDVSKKFSTGTEVSLGIEMQRIDSERSGVQTSAAGVISINQPLLEGFGRGANLANLRKAQLALLASEYELRGFAEALVADVEKTCWDYVLARKRISIFQESLKLAQDQLEETDKRIKIGTLAKVELYAAEAEVALRKEALINARSDLALTGLRLRRLLNNPDGNPLETWVNISDTPVAVDTEINALSEYIQQALKMRPEINQAKLDLKQGEIEVIQTKNGLLPVLDFFITAGKTGYSDSFGDAFGKIDDGNYDISAGISFQFPIRNRADKARYNRSIISKKQSEEALKNLEQLIEVDVRSALIEINRAREQVSATAATTRLQEESVKAETEKFRVGKSTALLVARAQRDFVASQITEIEALITYLKATINLYQEEGTLLVRRGIEAPGNEPVSLNDAY, encoded by the coding sequence ATGATCCCGCAATACAGGTTAAAACAGGGCATGCTGGTGTGTCTGGTTGCATGCATATTTATTCTATCCCTTGTTTCATTATACTCTTCAGGTGAAGAGGCGACTGAAAGCCAGGCGATATCCATAAAGGAGGCCACCCTGCGTGCGCTTGAAAATAACCGCGCATTTCTGATCGAGCGTATTAACCCGGAGATACAGAAGACTTATGAAATGGAACAAAAGGCTGTATTTGACCCGGTTGTCAACCTTGAAAGCAATCAGTCAAAAAGTACCCTTGCCAGCGGGATCGTCGATCTTACCAATATTGAAAGGAAAAATAACAGTATAGATGTATCCAAGAAATTTTCAACCGGGACTGAAGTGTCTCTTGGAATTGAAATGCAGCGTATTGATTCGGAAAGGTCAGGGGTTCAGACCAGTGCGGCAGGAGTAATTTCCATTAACCAGCCTCTTTTGGAGGGTTTTGGAAGAGGCGCAAATCTTGCGAACCTCAGAAAGGCCCAACTGGCGCTTCTTGCATCTGAATATGAATTGAGGGGGTTTGCAGAAGCACTTGTTGCTGATGTTGAGAAAACCTGCTGGGACTATGTTCTGGCCCGGAAAAGGATTTCTATCTTCCAGGAATCCCTTAAACTTGCGCAAGACCAGCTTGAGGAAACCGATAAAAGAATCAAGATTGGCACCCTCGCAAAGGTAGAGCTTTATGCGGCAGAAGCAGAGGTGGCCCTGCGCAAGGAGGCGCTTATAAACGCCAGGAGCGACCTTGCATTAACAGGGCTCAGGCTTAGGCGCCTTTTAAACAACCCGGACGGTAATCCTCTCGAGACCTGGGTAAACATATCTGACACGCCGGTGGCTGTGGATACAGAGATAAATGCGCTGTCTGAATACATACAGCAGGCACTCAAAATGAGACCAGAAATCAACCAGGCGAAGCTTGATCTGAAACAGGGCGAAATAGAGGTGATTCAGACAAAAAACGGCCTTTTACCAGTACTGGATTTTTTTATTACAGCAGGCAAAACCGGTTACTCGGATTCCTTTGGAGATGCTTTCGGAAAAATAGATGATGGCAACTATGACATATCCGCAGGGATTTCCTTCCAATTTCCTATCAGGAACAGGGCAGACAAAGCAAGGTACAACCGGTCTATTATTTCTAAAAAACAGTCGGAAGAGGCCCTTAAAAACCTGGAACAGCTTATTGAAGTGGATGTGCGTTCCGCTCTTATAGAAATCAACCGCGCAAGGGAGCAGGTCTCTGCCACTGCCGCCACCACGCGGCTCCAGGAGGAATCAGTAAAGGCAGAGACAGAAAAATTCAGGGTTGGTAAATCAACCGCACTTCTGGTGGCAAGGGCCCAGCGGGATTTTGTGGCAAGCCAGATCACGGAGATAGAGGCCCTGATAACTTATCTTAAGGCCACGATCAATCTTTACCAGGAGGAGGGCACGCTCCTCGTGAGAAGGGGCATTGAAGCGCCCGGGAATGAACCGGTATCTTTAAATGATGCTTACTAA